A genomic stretch from Methylorubrum extorquens includes:
- a CDS encoding conserved protein of unknown function (Evidence 4 : Unknown function but conserved in other organisms): MEAMTKRVLFTSLVEFTAFGLLFGAVALWAVALAPIH, translated from the coding sequence GTGGAAGCGATGACCAAGCGTGTGCTCTTCACCAGCCTCGTCGAGTTCACCGCCTTTGGCCTGCTCTTCGGAGCGGTCGCGCTCTGGGCGGTAGCCTTGGCGCCGATCCATTAA
- a CDS encoding ABC family transporter permease protein (Evidence 2b : Function from indirect experimental evidences (e.g. phenotypes); Product type t : transporter): protein MTFADCLDFLIGPFVEFGFMRRALAGCLALSLSAPPLGVFLMLRRMSLMSEAMSHAILPGAAAGFLVAGLSLPAMTLGGLVAGLAVALAAGLVTRSTVLKEDASLAAFYLISLAGGVFLVSLRGSQVDLLHILFGTVLALDDDALTLLGGIASLTLVALALLYRPLVIECVDPLFLRTVSRAGGPVHSAFLALVVVNLVGGFQALGTLLAVGLMLLPAITARFWAADLSGLIPVAMLVSMISSVTGLLVSYHAGIRLPTGPAIVLAAGALYLVSMLVGPRGGLLHRLVRRRHLEA from the coding sequence CATGCGCCGGGCGCTGGCCGGGTGCCTCGCGCTGTCGCTGTCGGCGCCGCCGCTCGGCGTCTTCCTGATGCTGCGCCGGATGAGCCTGATGAGCGAGGCGATGAGCCACGCCATCCTGCCCGGCGCCGCCGCGGGCTTCCTCGTTGCCGGGCTGTCGCTGCCGGCGATGACGCTGGGCGGGCTCGTGGCCGGGCTCGCGGTGGCGCTGGCCGCCGGGCTCGTCACCCGCTCGACCGTGCTGAAGGAGGATGCGAGCCTGGCCGCCTTCTACCTGATCTCGCTCGCAGGCGGGGTGTTCCTCGTGTCGCTGCGCGGCTCACAGGTCGATCTGTTGCACATCCTGTTCGGCACCGTGCTGGCGCTCGATGACGACGCGCTCACGCTGCTCGGCGGAATCGCCAGCCTGACGCTGGTCGCGCTCGCCCTGCTCTACCGCCCGCTGGTGATCGAGTGCGTCGATCCGCTGTTCCTGCGCACGGTCAGCCGTGCCGGCGGCCCGGTGCACTCCGCCTTCCTCGCGCTCGTGGTGGTCAACCTCGTCGGCGGCTTCCAGGCGCTCGGCACGCTGCTGGCGGTCGGCCTGATGCTGCTGCCGGCGATCACCGCCCGGTTCTGGGCCGCCGACCTGTCGGGCCTGATCCCCGTGGCGATGCTGGTCTCGATGATCTCCAGCGTGACCGGCCTGCTGGTCTCCTACCATGCCGGCATCCGGCTCCCGACGGGACCGGCGATCGTGCTGGCCGCCGGCGCGCTCTACCTCGTCTCGATGCTGGTCGGCCCCCGTGGCGGCCTGCTCCACCGCCTCGTCCGGCGGCGTCACCTGGAGGCGTGA
- a CDS encoding putative lytic murein transglycosylase (Evidence 3 : Putative function from multiple computational evidences; Product type e : enzyme): MECGMTGHGLRMVAAAALMGLAGTAQAAQCGNNAAGFEAWKDEFAAEAKGRASPASLAALANTSYSTATISADRGQKSFKLSLDQFLAKRGGNTIVSRGRALKAQNAALFASIEQRYGVPPGPLLAIWGMETGFGAVKGNVNTLSAVATLAYDCRRSAYFTDQLYAALKLVDSGVLTPATRGAAHGEVGHTQFLPKNVLTYGVGGSLDSAPVALNSTANFLKGHGWQRGAGYQPGEPNFAAIQGWNAAGVYQRAIALLGARIDGQ; encoded by the coding sequence ATGGAGTGTGGAATGACCGGACACGGTTTGAGAATGGTCGCCGCCGCCGCCCTGATGGGGCTGGCCGGCACGGCGCAGGCGGCGCAGTGCGGCAACAATGCCGCCGGCTTCGAGGCCTGGAAGGACGAGTTCGCCGCCGAGGCCAAGGGCCGGGCGAGCCCGGCCTCGCTCGCGGCACTCGCCAACACGTCCTACTCCACCGCGACCATCTCGGCCGATCGCGGCCAGAAGAGCTTCAAACTCTCGCTCGACCAGTTCCTGGCCAAGCGCGGCGGCAACACCATCGTCTCTCGCGGGCGCGCCCTCAAAGCACAGAACGCGGCGCTCTTCGCCTCGATCGAGCAGCGCTACGGCGTGCCGCCGGGCCCGCTGCTGGCGATCTGGGGCATGGAGACCGGCTTCGGTGCGGTGAAGGGCAACGTCAACACCCTCTCGGCGGTGGCCACGCTGGCCTACGATTGCCGCCGCTCGGCCTACTTCACCGATCAGCTCTACGCCGCGCTCAAGCTCGTCGATAGCGGCGTGCTGACCCCGGCGACCCGGGGTGCTGCCCATGGCGAAGTCGGCCACACCCAGTTCCTGCCCAAGAACGTCCTGACCTACGGCGTCGGCGGCAGCCTCGACAGCGCGCCGGTCGCGCTGAACTCCACTGCCAACTTCCTGAAGGGTCACGGTTGGCAGCGCGGCGCGGGCTACCAGCCCGGCGAGCCGAACTTCGCCGCGATCCAGGGCTGGAACGCGGCCGGCGTCTACCAGCGCGCCATCGCGCTCCTCGGCGCGCGGATCGACGGGCAGTAG
- the dnaE gene encoding DNA polymerase III, alpha subunit (Evidence 2a : Function from experimental evidences in other organisms; PubMedId : 14762018; Product type e : enzyme), producing the protein MARTLKEVGFVHLHVHSSYSLLEGGVKAGDLVKAAAADRQPALALTDTNNLFGALEFSEYAAKAGIQPIAGLQLTICFEAPDPMARLPQAGCANIVLLAQDETGYGNLLRLGSRAHFDGPLGAAPNIAVSALEGNVEGLIGLTGGLSGPLDTSLRAGRVDQAARRLEILKGAFGEEHLYVEIQRHGLDDERAVERELLRLADTNGLGIVATNEPFFAKPGDYDAHDALLAIAEGRLVSDERRRRLTPRHAFTTRAAMMELFRDLPDALSASVEIAMRCSYRARTRKPILPNFASVAAGEAPPMADALAEAAETPVQAVAADEPTELCRQAEAGLELRLKQHGTAPGFTEEDYRARLKFELDVIVKMKFPGYFLIVSDFIKWAKDHDIPVGPGRGSGAGSLVAWSLLITDLDPLRFGLLFERFLNPERVSMPDFDIDFCVEGRERVIRYVQQRYGERQVGQIITFGTLLARGVLRDVGRVLEMPYGQVDKLTKLVPQNPANPVTLAQAIEGEPKLQQAIEEEPIVARLIEISKKLEGLHRHASTHAAGVVIGDRPLEELVPLYRDPKTGMRVTQFNMKWVEQAGLVKFDFLGLKTLTMLRCCTDLLKQRGIEVDLAQIPLDDKKTYEPMGRGETVAVFQVESAGMRKALCEMQADRLEDIIALVALYRPGPMANIPVYCERKLGRDAGNEASWYSHPMLEPILKETFGIIVYQEQVMEVAKVLAGYTLGEADMLRRAMGKKIKAEMDAQRDRFVKGCTENGLTKAKADEIFDLLAKFADYGFNKSHAAAYALVTYQTAYLKANHPVEFLAAAMTLDIDNTDKLAEFRQDAQRLKITVEPPSVNTSGVVFDVREGRILYALAAIKGVGRSAVESIVAARGDKPFKDLACFARRLNPRHVNKRTLENLIAAGALDCIEPDRARAWAAVEPMMKMAQGAAEAETSGITDMFGGVASVDVALRIPPHEFWTHTDKLKRECDAIGFFLSGHPLDEYGPILEKLRVQSWADFCRAVRAGTASVGRIAASVLDRSERRTKSGNKLGIVILSDQTGHFEAIIFSEGLNQYRDILEPGRPLVLTIQANLEGEDVRARITTAEPLDQAAARHQKGMRIFLRDDRALSSVQQRLTLRGEGEVSLILILDGGEREVEVRLKDRYQATPQVAGALRAVPGVVQVEVN; encoded by the coding sequence ATGGCGCGCACACTCAAAGAGGTCGGCTTCGTCCACCTCCATGTCCACTCGTCCTACTCGCTGCTCGAAGGCGGCGTGAAGGCGGGTGATCTCGTCAAGGCGGCCGCGGCCGACCGGCAGCCCGCTCTCGCGCTCACCGACACCAACAACCTGTTCGGGGCGCTGGAATTTTCCGAATACGCCGCCAAGGCGGGGATCCAGCCGATCGCGGGCCTGCAGCTCACGATCTGCTTCGAGGCGCCGGACCCGATGGCACGCCTGCCCCAGGCCGGCTGCGCCAACATCGTGCTGCTCGCCCAGGACGAGACCGGCTACGGCAACCTGCTGCGGCTCGGCAGCCGGGCCCATTTCGATGGTCCGCTCGGCGCCGCGCCCAACATCGCGGTCTCGGCGCTGGAGGGCAATGTCGAGGGGCTGATCGGTCTCACCGGCGGGCTCTCGGGGCCGCTCGACACCAGCCTGCGTGCGGGCCGCGTCGATCAGGCCGCGCGCCGCCTGGAGATCCTGAAGGGGGCGTTCGGCGAGGAGCACCTCTACGTCGAGATCCAGCGCCACGGCCTCGACGACGAGCGCGCCGTCGAGCGCGAATTGCTGCGGCTCGCGGACACGAACGGCCTTGGCATCGTCGCCACCAACGAGCCGTTCTTCGCCAAGCCCGGCGATTACGACGCCCACGACGCGCTGCTCGCCATCGCCGAAGGCCGCCTCGTCTCCGACGAGCGCCGCCGCCGGCTCACCCCGCGCCACGCCTTCACCACGCGCGCCGCGATGATGGAGCTGTTCCGCGATCTGCCGGACGCGCTCTCGGCCTCCGTCGAGATCGCCATGCGCTGCTCTTACCGGGCGCGAACCCGCAAACCGATCCTGCCGAACTTCGCCAGCGTCGCCGCGGGCGAGGCGCCGCCCATGGCCGACGCACTAGCCGAAGCCGCCGAGACGCCGGTTCAGGCGGTGGCCGCCGACGAGCCGACCGAGCTGTGCCGACAGGCCGAGGCCGGGCTGGAGCTGCGCTTGAAGCAGCACGGCACCGCGCCGGGCTTCACGGAGGAGGATTACCGCGCGCGGCTGAAGTTCGAGCTCGACGTCATCGTCAAGATGAAGTTCCCGGGCTACTTCCTGATCGTCTCGGACTTCATCAAGTGGGCCAAGGACCACGACATTCCCGTGGGGCCGGGCCGCGGCTCGGGTGCGGGCTCACTGGTGGCGTGGTCGCTCCTCATCACCGACCTCGACCCGCTGCGCTTCGGCCTGCTGTTCGAGCGCTTCCTCAACCCCGAACGCGTCTCGATGCCGGACTTCGACATCGACTTCTGCGTCGAGGGCCGCGAACGGGTGATCCGCTACGTGCAGCAGCGCTACGGCGAGCGGCAGGTCGGGCAGATCATCACCTTCGGTACGTTGCTCGCCCGCGGCGTGCTGCGCGACGTCGGCCGCGTGCTGGAAATGCCCTACGGGCAGGTCGACAAGCTGACCAAGCTCGTGCCGCAGAACCCGGCCAACCCCGTGACGCTGGCGCAAGCCATCGAGGGCGAGCCCAAGCTGCAGCAGGCGATCGAGGAGGAGCCGATCGTCGCCCGCCTCATCGAGATATCGAAGAAGCTGGAGGGCCTGCACCGCCACGCCTCGACTCACGCCGCCGGCGTGGTGATCGGCGACCGGCCGCTCGAAGAACTGGTGCCGCTCTATCGAGACCCGAAGACGGGCATGCGGGTGACCCAGTTCAATATGAAGTGGGTCGAGCAAGCCGGCCTCGTGAAGTTCGACTTCCTCGGCCTCAAGACGCTCACCATGCTGCGGTGCTGCACGGATCTGCTCAAGCAGCGCGGCATCGAGGTCGATCTCGCCCAGATTCCGCTCGACGACAAGAAGACCTACGAGCCGATGGGCCGCGGCGAGACGGTCGCGGTGTTCCAGGTGGAATCCGCCGGTATGCGCAAGGCGCTCTGCGAGATGCAGGCCGACCGCCTGGAGGACATCATCGCGCTGGTGGCGCTCTACCGGCCGGGCCCGATGGCCAACATCCCGGTCTATTGCGAGCGCAAGCTCGGGCGCGACGCCGGCAACGAGGCGAGCTGGTACTCGCACCCGATGCTGGAGCCGATCCTGAAGGAGACCTTCGGGATCATCGTCTACCAAGAGCAGGTGATGGAGGTCGCCAAGGTTCTCGCCGGCTACACGCTGGGCGAGGCCGACATGCTCCGCCGCGCCATGGGCAAGAAGATTAAGGCGGAGATGGACGCCCAGCGCGACCGCTTCGTGAAGGGCTGCACCGAGAACGGCCTGACCAAGGCCAAGGCCGACGAGATCTTCGACCTCTTGGCCAAGTTCGCCGATTACGGCTTCAACAAGTCCCACGCGGCCGCCTACGCGCTGGTGACCTACCAGACCGCCTATCTGAAGGCGAACCATCCGGTCGAGTTCCTGGCCGCGGCCATGACCCTCGACATCGACAACACCGACAAGCTCGCCGAATTCCGCCAGGACGCGCAGCGCCTGAAGATCACGGTCGAGCCGCCTTCCGTGAACACCTCGGGCGTGGTGTTCGACGTGCGGGAGGGGCGCATCCTCTACGCGCTCGCCGCGATCAAGGGCGTCGGCCGCTCGGCGGTGGAGTCGATCGTGGCCGCGCGCGGCGACAAGCCGTTCAAGGACCTCGCCTGCTTCGCCCGGCGCCTGAACCCGCGCCACGTCAACAAGCGCACGCTGGAAAACCTGATTGCGGCCGGCGCGCTGGACTGCATCGAACCGGACCGGGCGCGCGCCTGGGCCGCGGTCGAGCCGATGATGAAGATGGCCCAGGGCGCGGCCGAGGCCGAGACTTCGGGCATCACCGATATGTTCGGCGGCGTCGCCTCGGTGGATGTGGCTTTACGCATCCCGCCGCACGAGTTCTGGACCCACACCGACAAGCTCAAGCGCGAATGCGACGCCATCGGCTTCTTCCTCTCGGGCCATCCGCTCGACGAGTACGGGCCGATCCTCGAAAAGCTGCGGGTCCAGTCCTGGGCGGATTTCTGCCGGGCGGTGCGGGCGGGCACGGCCAGCGTCGGGCGGATCGCTGCCTCGGTGCTCGACCGCTCGGAGCGCCGCACCAAGAGCGGCAACAAGCTCGGCATCGTCATCCTCTCGGACCAGACCGGGCATTTCGAGGCGATCATCTTCTCCGAGGGGCTGAACCAGTACCGCGACATCCTCGAGCCCGGCCGCCCGCTGGTGCTGACGATCCAGGCCAACCTGGAGGGCGAGGACGTGCGCGCCCGCATCACCACCGCCGAGCCCCTCGATCAGGCCGCCGCCCGCCACCAGAAGGGCATGCGCATCTTCCTGCGCGACGACCGCGCCTTGAGTTCGGTGCAGCAGCGCCTGACCCTGCGCGGCGAAGGCGAAGTCTCGCTGATCCTCATCCTCGATGGCGGCGAGCGCGAGGTCGAGGTGCGGCTGAAGGATCGCTACCAGGCGACCCCGCAGGTTGCGGGTGCGCTGCGTGCCGTGCCGGGGGTGGTGCAGGTGGAGGTGAACTGA
- a CDS encoding protein of unknown function; putative exported protein (Evidence 5 : Unknown function), producing the protein MVGRRGGVVLAMVLVVGGCTATAAPPSPAASTGTVRERIAALALRQVAFGSVSLIPVRFAHSRIAGPFEDGGRRLYCVSTRMSGRTFGKPERPKLVVREEGGVLTVLRDEEETCEGHRSEPFAELDSPVS; encoded by the coding sequence ATGGTCGGGCGGCGCGGCGGGGTGGTGCTGGCGATGGTCCTCGTGGTTGGCGGCTGCACCGCGACCGCCGCCCCGCCGTCGCCCGCCGCCTCCACTGGCACGGTCCGCGAGCGGATCGCCGCGCTGGCCCTGCGTCAGGTCGCCTTCGGCTCGGTCTCGCTGATCCCGGTGCGGTTCGCCCACAGCCGGATCGCCGGCCCATTCGAGGATGGCGGGCGCCGGCTCTACTGCGTCTCGACCCGGATGAGCGGACGCACATTCGGCAAGCCGGAGCGCCCGAAGCTCGTGGTGCGGGAGGAGGGCGGGGTGCTCACCGTCCTGCGCGACGAGGAGGAGACCTGCGAGGGGCATCGCAGTGAGCCGTTTGCGGAGCTGGACTCGCCCGTCAGCTGA
- the parC gene encoding DNA topoisomerase IV subunitA (Evidence 2b : Function from indirect experimental evidences (e.g. phenotypes); Product type e : enzyme) yields MGQPVLPPPSDGIESVELKTALEERYYAYALSTIMQRALPDARDGLKPVHRRILYGMRLLRLDPTSAFKKCAKIVGDVMGDFHPHGDQAIYDALVRLSQDFAQRYPLVDGQGNFGNIDGDGPAAYRYTEARLTEVARLLLDGIDEDTVDFRASYNGEKEEPIVLPAAFPNLLANGSQGIAVGMATSIPPHNAAELCDAALYLIQNREATSEQLCTFVQGPDFPTGGILIDSAESIREAYRTGRGGFRVRARWAKEDLGRGTWNIVVTEIPYGVPKARLIEKLADLLQEKKLPLLADVRDESAEDVRVVLEPRSRSVDPVMLMESLFRLSELESRIPLNLNVLVGGVVPRVIGLAECLREWVDHRRVVLQRRSSYRLGQIERRLEILGGLLIVYLDLDEVIRIIREEDEPKAALMARFELTEVQANAILDTRLRSLRKLEEMELKREFEALTAEKEGIEGLLASEKLQWTEITKQIRAVKKTFGPETKLGRRRTTLENPPDTAGIDFTAAMVEREPITVILSEKGWIRALKGHVTELAGVAFKGDDTLKVAFLSETTAKILLLASNGKVFTIEASKLPGGRGFGDPVRLMVDLDDGTEIVAALPYKPESKLLVGGSDGRGFIAPSDALVANTRKGKAILGLDEGTRAVLLVPAEGDHVAVCSSDKLMLVFPASEITELGRGKGVRLQRCRQSQLADACVFMLAEGLPWRDGSGQARLANAGMLEKWMGHRSDAGTLMTRSFPKFERFGK; encoded by the coding sequence ATGGGCCAGCCCGTCCTGCCGCCGCCGAGCGACGGCATCGAGAGCGTCGAGCTGAAGACGGCGCTGGAGGAGCGCTACTATGCCTATGCGCTCTCCACGATCATGCAGCGCGCGCTGCCTGATGCCCGCGACGGGCTGAAACCCGTGCACCGGCGCATCCTCTACGGCATGCGCCTGCTGCGGCTCGACCCGACCTCGGCCTTCAAGAAGTGCGCGAAGATCGTCGGCGACGTCATGGGTGACTTCCACCCGCACGGCGACCAAGCGATCTACGACGCGCTGGTGCGCCTCTCCCAGGACTTCGCCCAGCGCTACCCGCTAGTCGATGGGCAGGGGAATTTCGGCAACATCGACGGCGACGGTCCGGCGGCCTACCGCTACACCGAGGCGCGGCTGACCGAAGTCGCCCGCTTGCTGCTCGACGGGATCGACGAGGACACGGTCGATTTCCGCGCCTCCTATAACGGCGAGAAGGAGGAGCCGATCGTCCTGCCGGCGGCCTTCCCGAACCTGCTCGCCAACGGCAGCCAGGGCATCGCGGTCGGCATGGCGACCTCAATCCCGCCGCACAACGCGGCCGAACTCTGCGACGCGGCGCTCTACCTGATCCAGAATCGCGAGGCGACGTCCGAGCAGCTCTGCACCTTCGTGCAGGGACCGGACTTTCCCACCGGCGGCATCCTGATCGACTCAGCCGAGAGCATCCGCGAGGCCTATCGCACCGGCCGCGGCGGGTTCCGCGTGCGGGCGCGCTGGGCCAAGGAGGATCTCGGCCGCGGCACCTGGAACATCGTCGTCACCGAGATTCCCTACGGCGTGCCGAAGGCCCGCCTCATCGAGAAACTCGCCGACCTGCTTCAGGAGAAGAAGCTGCCGCTGCTGGCCGACGTGCGCGACGAATCGGCGGAAGATGTGCGCGTCGTGCTGGAGCCGCGCTCGCGCTCGGTCGATCCGGTGATGCTGATGGAGTCGCTGTTCCGGCTCTCCGAGCTGGAATCGCGGATTCCGCTGAACCTCAACGTGCTCGTCGGCGGCGTCGTGCCCCGGGTCATCGGTCTCGCCGAGTGTCTGCGCGAGTGGGTCGATCACCGCCGCGTCGTGCTCCAGCGCCGCTCGAGCTACCGCCTCGGCCAGATCGAGCGCCGCCTCGAAATCCTCGGCGGCCTGCTGATCGTCTATCTCGACCTCGACGAGGTGATCCGCATCATCCGTGAGGAGGACGAGCCGAAGGCCGCCCTGATGGCGCGGTTCGAACTCACCGAGGTCCAGGCCAACGCGATCCTCGACACCCGCCTGCGCTCCCTGCGCAAGCTCGAAGAGATGGAGCTGAAGCGCGAGTTCGAGGCGCTGACCGCGGAGAAGGAGGGGATCGAGGGATTGCTCGCCTCCGAGAAGCTCCAGTGGACCGAGATCACCAAGCAGATCCGCGCGGTGAAGAAGACCTTCGGGCCCGAGACCAAACTCGGTCGCCGCCGCACCACCCTCGAGAACCCGCCCGACACCGCCGGCATCGACTTCACCGCCGCCATGGTCGAGCGCGAGCCGATCACGGTGATCCTGTCCGAGAAGGGCTGGATCCGGGCGCTCAAGGGGCATGTGACCGAACTGGCGGGGGTCGCCTTCAAAGGCGACGACACCCTCAAGGTCGCCTTCCTCAGCGAGACGACGGCGAAAATCCTGCTGCTCGCCTCGAACGGCAAGGTCTTCACCATCGAGGCCTCGAAGCTGCCCGGCGGGCGCGGCTTCGGCGATCCGGTGCGGCTGATGGTCGATCTCGACGACGGCACCGAGATCGTCGCGGCGTTGCCCTACAAGCCGGAGAGCAAGCTGCTCGTCGGCGGCTCGGACGGGCGCGGCTTCATCGCGCCCTCCGACGCCCTGGTCGCCAACACCCGCAAGGGCAAGGCGATCCTCGGCCTCGATGAGGGGACGCGCGCGGTGCTGCTGGTGCCGGCCGAGGGCGACCACGTCGCCGTCTGCTCATCCGACAAGCTGATGCTGGTCTTCCCAGCTTCCGAAATCACGGAACTCGGCCGCGGCAAGGGCGTGCGCCTGCAGCGCTGCCGCCAGAGCCAGCTTGCGGATGCCTGCGTCTTCATGCTGGCGGAAGGCCTGCCCTGGCGCGATGGCTCGGGTCAGGCGCGGCTGGCCAATGCGGGTATGCTGGAGAAGTGGATGGGCCACCGGTCCGATGCCGGCACGCTGATGACCCGCAGCTTCCCGAAATTTGAGCGGTTCGGGAAGTAA
- the recO gene encoding DNA repair protein RecO (Evidence 2b : Function from indirect experimental evidences (e.g. phenotypes); PubMedId : 11743007, 12769856, 1537800, 25401; Product type cp : cell process), with the protein MQWIDDGLVIGLRKHGETGVVLELMTPEHGRHLGLVHGGRSRRMQPMLQPGNTLRATWRARLDGALGAYAVEPLTLNASRLMDSGLALYGVAHLSALLRLLPERDPHPALYEAAQILIAHLDDPEIAPALMVRFELALLAGLGFGLDLSHCAATGANDALVYVSPKSGRAVSASAGEPFRDRLLPLPPFLRDRDQPGSGWRTPDTHDVREGFTLTGYFLDQHVWRPRAQDTPEERARFVALGTGQS; encoded by the coding sequence ATGCAATGGATCGACGATGGCCTGGTGATCGGCCTGCGCAAGCACGGCGAGACCGGGGTCGTGCTCGAACTGATGACGCCGGAGCACGGGCGCCATCTCGGGCTCGTCCATGGCGGGCGCTCGCGGCGGATGCAGCCGATGCTCCAGCCCGGCAACACGCTTCGCGCGACGTGGCGGGCGCGGCTCGACGGGGCGCTCGGCGCCTACGCGGTCGAGCCGCTGACCCTGAACGCCTCGCGGCTGATGGATTCGGGTCTCGCGCTCTACGGTGTCGCGCATCTCTCGGCGCTGCTGCGGCTCCTGCCCGAGCGCGATCCGCACCCGGCGCTCTACGAGGCGGCGCAGATCCTGATCGCCCATCTCGACGATCCCGAGATCGCCCCCGCGCTGATGGTGCGGTTCGAACTGGCGCTGCTCGCCGGGCTCGGCTTCGGCCTCGACCTGTCGCATTGCGCGGCCACGGGCGCCAACGACGCCCTGGTCTACGTCTCCCCGAAGAGCGGGCGCGCGGTCAGCGCCTCGGCGGGCGAGCCTTTCCGCGATCGCCTGCTGCCGCTTCCACCCTTCCTGCGCGACCGCGACCAGCCCGGCAGTGGCTGGCGCACGCCCGACACCCACGACGTTCGGGAGGGGTTTACCTTGACGGGGTATTTCCTCGATCAGCATGTCTGGCGCCCGCGGGCGCAAGACACGCCGGAGGAACGCGCACGATTCGTCGCACTCGGCACTGGCCAGAGTTGA
- a CDS encoding putative cation transport protein (ChaC) (Evidence 3 : Putative function from multiple computational evidences; Product type t : transporter) — MASRPLSLSLDLIARAHPDTVPDDETALTLLSDADLAPELAAMLARRASPEGGLWVFAYGSLLWNPEFAYHEQRLGTLRGWHRRFCLLQRRFRGTPENPGFVLGLDRGGVCRGVAFRLDDADPHAILMPVWRREMKGKGYEGRWVTVETEAGPVTALTFMVNRQSDRYTGRLSDAEIADKIATACGHLGPSAEYLLRTVEACARLGIHDRHLWSLQALVAERLRERRAACA, encoded by the coding sequence ATGGCTTCCCGTCCCCTGTCGCTTTCCCTCGACCTCATCGCCCGTGCCCATCCCGACACCGTCCCCGATGATGAGACCGCACTGACGCTGCTCTCGGACGCTGACCTTGCGCCCGAACTCGCGGCGATGCTGGCGCGTCGCGCTTCCCCTGAGGGCGGGCTGTGGGTGTTCGCCTACGGCTCGCTGCTGTGGAACCCGGAATTCGCTTATCACGAGCAGCGGCTCGGCACGCTGCGGGGCTGGCACCGCCGGTTCTGCCTGTTGCAGCGACGCTTTCGCGGCACGCCGGAGAATCCGGGCTTCGTGCTGGGGCTCGACCGGGGCGGGGTCTGCCGCGGCGTCGCCTTCCGCCTGGACGATGCCGACCCGCATGCCATCCTGATGCCGGTCTGGCGGCGGGAGATGAAGGGCAAGGGCTACGAGGGCCGCTGGGTCACGGTGGAGACGGAGGCCGGGCCGGTCACGGCGCTGACCTTCATGGTGAACCGGCAGAGCGACCGCTACACCGGCCGCCTCTCGGATGCCGAGATCGCCGACAAGATCGCAACGGCCTGCGGGCATCTCGGACCGAGCGCCGAATATCTGCTCCGCACCGTGGAGGCCTGCGCCCGGCTCGGCATCCACGACCGGCACCTATGGTCGCTCCAGGCGCTTGTGGCCGAGCGCCTGCGGGAGCGACGCGCGGCCTGCGCGTAG
- a CDS encoding protein of unknown function (Evidence 5 : Unknown function) has protein sequence MSRLRSWTRPSAETIVSLCRRGELIAPPAEVPSDSSASKHAGTADPMDPVQVKRRGVLRGGWRSTSA, from the coding sequence GTGAGCCGTTTGCGGAGCTGGACTCGCCCGTCAGCTGAGACGATTGTCAGCCTGTGCCGCAGGGGCGAACTCATCGCGCCTCCTGCCGAGGTTCCGAGCGACAGCTCGGCCTCGAAGCACGCCGGAACGGCCGATCCCATGGACCCGGTCCAAGTGAAGCGGCGCGGGGTGCTTCGAGGCGGCTGGCGCAGCACCTCAGCATGA